In Streptomyces violaceusniger Tu 4113, one DNA window encodes the following:
- a CDS encoding WhiB family transcriptional regulator, translating to MGWVTDWSAQAACRTTDPDELFVQGAAQNRAKAVCTGCPVRTECLADALDNRVEFGVWGGMTERERRALLRRRPTVTSWRRLLETARVEYERSAGILPFDDEDYERFAAVG from the coding sequence ATGGGCTGGGTAACCGACTGGAGTGCGCAGGCCGCCTGCCGCACTACTGATCCAGATGAACTGTTCGTCCAGGGCGCGGCACAGAACAGGGCCAAAGCGGTCTGCACCGGATGCCCGGTGCGCACCGAGTGCCTTGCGGATGCCTTGGACAACCGCGTGGAGTTCGGCGTGTGGGGAGGGATGACCGAGCGCGAGCGGCGAGCACTGCTGCGCCGCCGGCCGACGGTGACCTCCTGGCGCAGGCTCCTGGAGACCGCGCGCGTCGAGTACGAGCGCAGCGCGGGGATTCTGCCCTTCGACGACGAGGACTATGAGCGCTTCGCCGCGGTCGGATAG
- a CDS encoding transglycosylase domain-containing protein, which translates to MGNTRSSGGLSFAQQAAKFLGVSALAGAVMAGLALPAVGALGLAAKGTVEEFDGIPANLKTPPLSQRTTILDAEGGEIAKVYSRDRTIVKLNDISPYMRQAIVAIEDARFYEHGAVDLKGVLRAVNTNAQGGGVSQGASTLTQQYVKNVFVEEAGDDKEKVAQATRQSIGRKIKELKYAIKVEKELGKKRILENYLNITFFGQQAYGIEAAAQRYFSKPAKDLKLEQAALLAGLVQSPSRYDPVSAPQSAKERRNTVLQRMAQVKDITLAQAAAAQKKPLGLKVSMPRSGCITAVQGAGFFCDYVRETLLNDPAFGKTAEARAKRWTQGGLTIRTTLDPKAQKSVQRSIKAHVYQSDPVATAVTLVEPGTGKVLGMGQSRPYGFGENETQINLSADRSMGGSNYGFQVGSTFKPITAAAAIEQGKKPYQRYSSPYKMAYPSPVTTCKGTWTNDEGATVENENEKEVGPYGMRDATAKSVNTYFVQLISDIGVCPVTQMADKMGVKRADGKEHNQVPSLTLGSEGFSPLTMANAYATFANRGVYCSPVFIESITGPDHKELKVPQSKCSRAMSAKTADTINTLLRGVVEDGTGKQAGLSNRASAGKTGTTDERRAAWFVGYTPNMAGAVWVGGPGTKGVKMENITIGGVPHDKVYGADTPGPIWKDAMSGALDGKPAPNFVKVPINDPNQRKPHDGKKPGGRDHKPGRGNDGGGNGGQDNPWPDISLPPDLIGGGNGNGGNGGNGNGGGGWHWPR; encoded by the coding sequence ATGGGAAACACGCGCTCGAGCGGCGGACTGTCCTTCGCTCAACAGGCCGCCAAGTTCCTCGGCGTCAGCGCGCTGGCCGGTGCCGTGATGGCCGGCCTCGCGCTTCCCGCCGTCGGGGCACTCGGCCTCGCGGCCAAGGGAACGGTCGAGGAGTTCGACGGAATTCCGGCCAATCTCAAGACACCGCCGCTCAGCCAGCGGACGACGATCCTGGACGCCGAGGGCGGGGAGATCGCGAAGGTCTACTCCCGCGACCGGACGATCGTGAAGCTGAACGACATCTCCCCGTATATGCGGCAGGCGATCGTCGCGATCGAGGACGCCCGCTTCTACGAGCACGGGGCGGTCGACCTCAAGGGCGTGCTGCGCGCGGTCAACACCAACGCGCAGGGCGGCGGGGTCTCCCAGGGCGCCTCCACGCTGACCCAGCAGTATGTGAAGAACGTGTTCGTCGAGGAGGCGGGCGACGACAAGGAGAAGGTTGCCCAGGCCACCCGGCAGTCCATCGGCCGCAAGATCAAGGAACTGAAGTACGCGATCAAGGTCGAGAAGGAACTGGGCAAGAAGCGGATCCTCGAGAACTACCTGAACATCACCTTCTTCGGGCAGCAGGCGTACGGCATCGAGGCCGCGGCCCAGCGCTACTTCAGCAAGCCCGCCAAGGACCTGAAGCTGGAGCAGGCGGCGCTGCTGGCCGGCCTCGTCCAGTCGCCCAGCCGCTACGACCCGGTCAGCGCCCCGCAGTCCGCCAAGGAGCGCCGCAACACCGTTCTGCAGCGCATGGCCCAGGTGAAGGACATCACTCTGGCGCAGGCCGCCGCGGCCCAGAAGAAGCCGCTCGGCCTGAAGGTCAGCATGCCCAGGAGCGGCTGCATCACGGCCGTCCAGGGCGCCGGGTTCTTCTGTGACTACGTCCGCGAGACCCTGCTCAACGACCCGGCCTTCGGCAAGACGGCGGAGGCGCGCGCCAAGCGCTGGACCCAGGGCGGCCTGACGATCCGTACGACGCTCGACCCGAAGGCCCAGAAGTCGGTCCAGAGGTCGATCAAGGCGCATGTCTACCAGTCCGACCCGGTGGCCACCGCCGTGACGCTCGTCGAGCCGGGCACCGGCAAGGTGCTGGGGATGGGCCAGTCCAGGCCGTACGGCTTCGGTGAGAACGAGACCCAGATCAACCTGTCCGCGGACAGGTCCATGGGCGGCTCGAACTACGGCTTCCAGGTCGGCTCCACGTTCAAGCCGATCACCGCGGCGGCCGCGATCGAGCAGGGCAAGAAGCCGTACCAGCGCTACTCCTCGCCGTACAAGATGGCGTATCCGAGCCCGGTCACCACCTGCAAGGGCACCTGGACCAACGACGAGGGCGCGACCGTCGAGAACGAGAACGAGAAGGAAGTCGGCCCGTACGGGATGAGGGACGCGACCGCCAAGTCGGTCAACACCTACTTCGTCCAGCTGATCAGCGACATCGGGGTCTGCCCGGTGACGCAGATGGCCGACAAGATGGGAGTGAAGCGCGCCGACGGCAAGGAGCACAACCAGGTGCCCTCCCTCACCCTCGGCTCCGAGGGCTTCTCGCCGCTGACGATGGCCAACGCCTACGCGACCTTCGCCAACCGCGGGGTCTACTGCTCTCCGGTCTTCATCGAGTCGATCACCGGCCCGGACCACAAGGAGCTCAAGGTCCCGCAGTCGAAGTGCTCCCGCGCGATGTCGGCGAAGACCGCGGACACCATCAACACGCTGCTGCGCGGGGTCGTCGAGGACGGCACCGGCAAGCAGGCCGGCCTGTCGAACCGTGCGAGCGCCGGTAAGACGGGCACGACGGACGAGCGCAGGGCCGCCTGGTTCGTCGGCTACACCCCGAACATGGCCGGTGCGGTGTGGGTCGGCGGCCCGGGCACCAAGGGCGTCAAGATGGAGAACATCACCATCGGCGGCGTCCCCCACGACAAGGTCTACGGCGCGGACACCCCCGGCCCGATCTGGAAGGACGCGATGAGCGGCGCGCTGGACGGCAAGCCGGCGCCGAACTTCGTGAAGGTCCCGATCAACGACCCGAACCAGCGCAAGCCCCACGACGGCAAGAAGCCGGGCGGCCGCGACCACAAGCCGGGCCGTGGCAACGACGGCGGCGGCAACGGCGGCCAGGACAACCCGTGGCCGGACATCTCCCTGCCCCCGGACCTGATCGGCGGCGGCAATGGGAATGGCGGCAACGGCGGTAACGGCAATGGAGGCGGCGGCTGGCACTGGCCGCGGTAG
- a CDS encoding GatB/YqeY domain-containing protein, with translation MTTTLKSRLKDDLTAAIRARDELRSSTLRLTISAITKEEVAGERARELSDAEVEKIVARESKKRREAAEAFEKGGRAEQAERERAEGEVLAEYLPKPLTDDELNALVAEAVREAAAGGAEGQRAMGAVMKIVNPKIAGRAEGGRVAAAVKRQLAGG, from the coding sequence ATGACCACCACGCTCAAGTCCAGGCTGAAGGACGATCTCACCGCGGCGATCAGGGCGCGCGACGAGCTGCGTTCCTCGACTCTCCGGCTCACCATCAGCGCGATCACGAAGGAAGAGGTCGCGGGTGAGAGGGCCCGTGAGCTGTCCGACGCAGAGGTGGAGAAGATCGTCGCGCGGGAGTCCAAGAAGCGCCGTGAGGCGGCCGAGGCGTTCGAGAAGGGTGGACGCGCGGAGCAGGCCGAGCGGGAGCGGGCGGAGGGCGAGGTGCTCGCCGAGTATCTGCCGAAGCCTCTTACGGACGACGAGCTGAACGCCCTGGTGGCCGAGGCGGTGCGGGAGGCCGCGGCGGGCGGTGCGGAGGGGCAGCGGGCCATGGGCGCCGTGATGAAGATCGTGAACCCGAAGATCGCCGGGCGGGCGGAGGGCGGCCGGGTCGCCGCCGCGGTGAAGCGGCAGCTCGCGGGCGGCTAG
- a CDS encoding metallophosphoesterase → MRARYGVPLGITAVGAAGLAYAAGFEVRSFRLRRITVPVLPQGMRPLRVLQISDIHLVSGQRKKQRWLQSLAGLRPDFVVNTGDNLSDPEGVPEVLDALGPLMEFPGAYVFGSNDYYGPKMRNPARYLLEKASGQHGLNGNAPVVGAIHNPWTELRDAFDAAGWVGLSNTRGRLKLEDIEIALTGLDDPHIKRDRYAEVAGGPETGADLSLAVVHAPYLRVLDAFTADRYPLILAGHTHGGQLCIPFYGALVTNCDLDTRRVKGLSQHQAGGHTSYLHVSAGCGTNRYTPVRFACPPEATLLTLTPQTP, encoded by the coding sequence ATGCGCGCGCGATACGGAGTACCCCTGGGAATCACGGCGGTCGGCGCGGCCGGCCTCGCCTACGCCGCCGGCTTCGAAGTCCGGTCCTTCAGGCTCCGACGGATCACCGTTCCGGTGCTCCCGCAGGGGATGCGACCCCTGCGCGTCCTGCAGATCTCCGACATCCACCTGGTGAGCGGACAGCGCAAGAAGCAGCGCTGGCTCCAGTCCCTCGCCGGGCTGCGTCCCGACTTCGTGGTGAACACGGGCGACAACCTCTCGGACCCGGAGGGCGTGCCGGAGGTCCTGGACGCGCTGGGCCCGCTGATGGAGTTCCCCGGCGCCTATGTCTTCGGCTCGAACGACTACTACGGACCGAAGATGCGCAACCCCGCCCGCTATCTGCTCGAGAAGGCGAGCGGACAGCACGGGCTGAACGGCAACGCCCCGGTCGTCGGCGCCATCCACAACCCGTGGACGGAGCTGCGTGACGCCTTCGACGCGGCCGGCTGGGTCGGGCTGTCGAACACGCGCGGCCGACTGAAACTGGAGGACATCGAGATCGCCCTCACCGGCCTCGACGACCCCCACATCAAGCGCGACCGCTACGCCGAGGTGGCCGGCGGCCCCGAGACGGGCGCCGACCTCTCCCTCGCCGTGGTCCACGCCCCGTATCTGCGCGTCCTCGACGCCTTCACGGCCGACCGCTACCCCCTGATCCTCGCCGGCCACACCCACGGCGGCCAGCTCTGCATCCCCTTCTACGGCGCCCTGGTCACCAACTGCGACCTCGACACCCGCCGGGTCAAGGGCCTCTCCCAGCACCAGGCCGGCGGCCACACCTCGTACCTCCACGTCTCCGCGGGCTGCGGCACCAACCGCTACACCCCGGTCCGCTTCGCCTGCCCCCCGGAAGCCACCCTCCTCACCCTGACCCCCCAGA